In the Arachis stenosperma cultivar V10309 chromosome 8, arast.V10309.gnm1.PFL2, whole genome shotgun sequence genome, gaacaaaaaaaaaaagaagagggtTAAAGAAAAAGGACAAAAAAAagttacatatatatataaagatgaCTGAAAAGCCAGTGAAACATGTGGGTTAAGAAAGATTTTTAGTGTCACAAAATCTTTCTATAACCTCTCTATCTTAAGTAGTAATTAATAATGGGGATGGAAAATTTAATTGATTGTTACAATATCCATGATGATTAATTAAGGACACCCCCAGGTTCAAGTTATTCATAATGCTGGTGCATGAGATGGAACACCAGTACTACTCTTATTCCCTGCACCTTTCTTGAACATCGTTGGATCATGGCCGTTGATCTCGATGCCGTCGAAAACGTCCGGTTCTGATGATCTTATACCATCCTTGATTGGCAACCCTTGATCTTTACCTTTTCCTATCTCGCTTGTGTTATGGTCTTTGCTTTTCGCCCACACAAACGTGTACAGCCCGCATACTATTAAAATCGCTCCGAACACACTGCAAAATTATGTACTGACAgcgtaaaatattttatataaatattaaaagaatatattactatatttataaaagttttttttttcttttaccttCCCATATGAACTTTTTCAGCTAAGACAAGAGAACCCAATGCAGCAGTGATGATCATACATAGAGGGCTGAAAGAAGTCAAGAAAACTGGTCCACGCTCCCTGCTCACAACACCTTGTACATAGTATGCCATTCCAGAACATACCACCCCCTATATTTATTgttacaaaaattaattaattttttattctaactAGTATTTAACtctagaaataaataaaaaataatagtgtcataaaattatttattttaaaaatttaagataataaaaaaaataatataaatagttatatttttaatagttttaaaTTTATTGGGACACAAAGCTCAAATGACTCATTTTAAAAACTTAAACTGATAGAAGAATATAACATGAATAATACTCACAGAATAAACACAAGCAAGGAGCCTTGAATCCCAGCCTATGACCCAAACGCTTAAGTCTCTCTCaaatataaaagatgcaattgaaCCTTCAATAATACCCATCACGCAAATCCAAGCTGTAAGGGATAATTCAGCTGGGTACTTCTTCAAAGTGAATGACTATAATTCAAAAAACAAATATATGTATTAATTAAAATGGTGAAATATTTGGATAATATATATGACATATGATATGAGCTTATTACTTGTAAAATAAAGAAGCCAGCCCAACTAACTAAGCTGGCAATGAGCTCAAGTGTTCCCAAGGCCCAGTGCTGATCGGTGGGCTCGGTGTCGGCGCTGCCGTGGTGGGCGAAGGCTCCTCCTCCCTTGATGAGCTGAAAGGCTGGGCCTTTGTACAAAGTCATAACCATGGCTCCGGATACCGTTATTGCCGTTCCAATCACCTTGGCTACGCTCTGGAATTTTTTGAAGTTCACTGACTCTAACCTGGTTAATTAATTACCACAACAAAAATTAACTTGTTATGTTAGACGAAAATAtttggtaacaaaaaaaatagtcaaaatttattttattatttaatatttattaattctaAGAACAActaatgaatattaaataatacaaattcTGACTATTTTTTCCGTGATTAAGAATTTAAACtttatttgaaataaaaggTGTTTGGTGGCAGATGCAACTATACATAAGAATATAGCTTTAATGTTATGGCGAAGAAGTTATAGAGAAATTGTTTTACCTGAAAATGAGTGCCATTATAAAAGTAATGGCTGGGAGGACATTAACTGTGGCGGATGCAAACGTTGTTGAGGTTGTCTTCATCCCCATGTTATACAAATTCTGATCTAGCACTGGCCTGTTCCATTTCCATTGtaacaattaatatttttcatgaatcaaaataaaaataatttttaataactaCAAACTACAAATAACTGCGAGctgttaaataatttttaataagtaCAAACTATAAATATTCTTTACGTGAAGTTAATAAGTGAGTacctaaatttctaatttttatctttattatcattaatttttttttttaaattgctATAATGAAATTATCACGCACCAAAGAGACAACTTGGTTATCTGGCGCCTCTACTAATTATCTAGTCTTTAGCCAAAAtcaagaataaaattataatttattgtaATAATTATAATGTGTTTCTATCACAACAAACACGTtagttatatttatatttagGAATCCTTGTATGATCCTACGGAGACATCAAATTGGCCTTATTATGTAAATATGTGGAGCATGATATATACATATTACTAACGCCAAATCTAAGTGCCTGCCTACTAGCTTTTGCATGGCTtgattaatatattaatattattattggcAGCAGGTGAGAAATGAACATTTCTTGTGGAAACTAAACGCTgcgttttgttgttttcttactttcttcaACATCATCTCTCCACTATAAAAAGGTGTGGGCCAATAAGAGACGTCATTTTTATTAGCTAATCAAAGAAATATACCTTAAAATAAGTTACTACTATACGATGTACAAAACTTTTTAAAAACTATCATTACAAAAATTAAGTATTATGTTAGATAACTTAagtcttaaaaaaattatttcaaatattaatataatcTCTTAAAGAATTTTGTATATATGagataaatacaaaaaaaatctaaaaattatgaaaatacacaaaaaattcttctataaaaaaatctattaaaaatataaccattcatatatttttttatattggtttaaatttatataaaaaaaatctttttatggCAATTTTATATTAAACAGAGCTAGACAGAGGTAGTTAGTCCTGCATGCATGCATGTGAAGATAAAAACATTTTTGACACATTTCATGAAGATAATCAGAGAGAATGAGGTAGAAGATGGTTTTTGAGGAAGAGAAACTTACTCAAGTAAACCAAGCGCCACTATTCTGAGGAAGATTGGAAGGGTCATCTTTGGCCTTATTTTTCTGCAAACATACAATGAAATTAAACGAAGTTACCCtaattaatttagaatttaattttgatacagtcatattataaaataattttacacgtCTATTTAACTATATTAaactattttaaataattataaaaaaataaatgtgatttaattattgtataaaatattttataatattagtgcatcaaaattaaagtgcgagaaagaagaagaagggtatatatactTTTCGAGAACAAGAGCAAAAGGGGTTATGATGACAGCAGCAACAACATGGCGATAAACAGAGAGAATCCAATGACTCATGCCATGCTTGAATGAAACCATGGTTATTATATACATCCCTGAATAACCAAATTGCAGGGATATTATTGCTAGGTATGGCTTCAATCTATGAAACCCCTCACTCCATTTTCCACCACCATTTTGCTCCTCCATGTTGATGATGGATATGATATCACACACAAAAcacacctctctctctctctctgtatATATAAATGGGAAGGAGAGAAGAGCTTTTAGTTTGTGTGAGTTTGTGGGTGACACAATGAAATGAGAAATGGGGGTTCTTATAGAACAAAAAAGGCAATTAAAAAGAAGCACCAGTTTCACACAACACTACTTCTGCCACTAACTCTCTCACCTCAATATTTTTTCACCCCCAACACAGATTCCCCTTATCCATTCATTTTCCCAATTACATTAACCCGGTTCCTTAGCTTGTTCCTAGAAATTACTAGAATACTCTTTTAACAATTACAATTACAAGCAAGATCTCTATAGTGTCtgcaaaaaaatataattattaagcaacttaaattgttttaaaatattagaagaGTGTAGGGCCAGTAATTTGTAGTCATGAAGTAATCATCAATaatgtttttaatggtgtgagatttcatccaacaGTGTGGAATTACTCACTTTTCTTTTGCTGATTACATACTGAtcagaatttaataaaattgttggtctctaaactttttctttttgttctatAATATATCAATTGCATGACAAAATAtattagatatataattattcatatatttccatttaaaaagttaaatgtTTAAAATAAATTGTTTCATAAAActcctttaatttaatttgtctcatatcacttttttattttaaataatttgatattttataaagatatattttatatgaatgattgatttAACAAATGATATTTGTGTATATATAcactaaataattttatatgaacTAACGTTTTTTAGCCAATGAATTATAACTCAAACGGCAAAATCTCTTTATACTCACCTAAAAAATCGCGGATTTAAATCTCCCAATtttcagtaaaaaaaaaaaatattttaaaatattttgtttgataACTTAGCGAGGTCTCTCTATAATCACATGTTACTCTAAAGTCTAAAGGCTTTTTGTTCTAATTTATAATAACATATGAGCTAGAATTCAATagtttttttactttttttcacATAATCTGTATCATGTCTGTGTGCTCCTATTGTGTAAATTTGTTATTATTCTATTTCTTTCTGTGTTTGTTTCATTTTGGGAAGTGGGAGGATATTATTGACCACCAAATGAAAATTATGCTTAGTGCTTGATCCATGACGCAagcaataattaattttgtgttCCCAGCAGGTGGTGTTAAGTAAGTAGAGTGGGTGCTGTATATGTGGACACCAtttagaagaaagaagaagctaaggaTGAGTGAAATTTTTCATTATTCGTTTAACTTGGTGGATGCATTCTAGCATATATGTCTCTTAATTATTGAGCATATGATAACATAATTTAGTGTTTGTCAAAAAGTAATGTAATATATATGTCTGTATCTCTCActaatcttaattttatttttatacgtAATGCATgttaaagatataattattcagatattttttttattaatttaaattttctaaaaaaaataattttatgatattgtATCAAAACTTCTATTTCAATATTTgttaaactttaaaaaaatagcataaaattaaataaaaataaaaaaattatgaaaaagtttaaacaaattcaaaagaagcCCTTTTAATTTTCTTAGATGAAATAGTTTTATGACAATATAAAATACTAATTTATAACAATTAATCatgattttaattaaaataatttaaattattttcttatAATAGTTAGTTGTTAACTTTTTTATAATCattataaattagatttttttttatagatataCGCACGTCATTATTTGTCATCATAATCCAGCATAATAAtggaattatattttatttgagaaTATGGAATATTACTCAAATCTCATTTTGTGGGAGTGTAGATTAACCTAATGAGGttatattatgtatattattataaatatgtaTACGAGATAAATATAAGCATATTAATATTAATGCATGGTACATATTTTGACTTTGGAGAATTTGGTGCCCTCACATCATCTTATATTCCTTTCATCCAAAATGCGACACGATGGAATCTGATAGATGCTGATGATGATGCAAGGGCTTACCATTAATAATGGAGTTAATGATAACTGAGCCACAACATACATATGAATGGAGGAGTCTACACAATTTACTTAATTAGGGTTCATGGCCGTTCTTTCCATTGCTATGGTTGAAATAGTTAATTAGTTGTTTGTAATTTAACTTACTAAGTTAGTTAATTTGTTAATAATTAGTTGCACTTGTTAGTTAACATGTTAGTTATATTTTATCGATGTAATCTTTACGGTGAAAATTCAAGTGCAGTTAACTTTACATAAAGTTAATAACtgagaatgattggatgaaaatttagtcaaatcattcaaattatttaacgacTCTCATCTATTAACTTCACGTAAAGTTAACTGTACTTAAATTTTTAccaatttttatataacaaCACATATTTTAGAATCAATTATACTCTAATTTTTTTCTACTTTGAGTTCAATTATCATTAATCTTTAACTCAATATGTTATcagaagatattttttttaaatcttccGCACAATCAACCATCTTTCTCTgtctttcatcttcttcaatctcTTATCTCTCTATTCTtcctctattttttttcttttcattgtcTTCCCTCAGTGTACACGATAAAGTTTGAtgaaaatttgttaattttatccTTTCATTATGATATGATAGTTACAAATACGAGTTATAATTCGACCGAATGATACCCACGATCTTAACGTCTGACTAAACAGTACAATAATCGGATACATTACGAATCTTCCCAAAACTGATATAATTACACGAAATATAACTGACAAAGACTTCGTCGTATATAAAAATAAggtaaagtatttttttagaCAGGACTAGAACATAATA is a window encoding:
- the LOC130943392 gene encoding WAT1-related protein At4g08300-like yields the protein MEEQNGGGKWSEGFHRLKPYLAIISLQFGYSGMYIITMVSFKHGMSHWILSVYRHVVAAVIITPFALVLEKKIRPKMTLPIFLRIVALGLLEPVLDQNLYNMGMKTTSTTFASATVNVLPAITFIMALIFRLESVNFKKFQSVAKVIGTAITVSGAMVMTLYKGPAFQLIKGGGAFAHHGSADTEPTDQHWALGTLELIASLVSWAGFFILQSFTLKKYPAELSLTAWICVMGIIEGSIASFIFERDLSVWVIGWDSRLLACVYSGVVCSGMAYYVQGVVSRERGPVFLTSFSPLCMIITAALGSLVLAEKVHMGSVFGAILIVCGLYTFVWAKSKDHNTSEIGKGKDQGLPIKDGIRSSEPDVFDGIEINGHDPTMFKKGAGNKSSTGVPSHAPAL